In Nostoc sphaeroides, the genomic window AACTCCAGCAACTCCGGCTAAAGAAACTCTACGCACTCCTACTCAGGAAACTCCAGCAACTCCGGCTAAAGAAACTCCACGCACCCCCACTCAGGAAACTCCAGCAACTCCGGCTAAGGAAACTCCACGCACCCCCACTCAGGGAGCATCGGTAGCAATAGTAGCTCCTTTGCTTAGAGATGAAGTCAGTAGCTTGATACAATCAGGAAGATTACGACAAGATGCTTTACCCGACGTTATCGCTTTATATAGGGGAAGCAGCACAAAAGAATTAGACTCAAGTTTTCTTGTCCACAATTCTGGACTTGAACCAGCACAACTCTTGGCTAGCTTAATAATTGATAACAATGGCAACTTTCAACAGGCTGTAGTTATAGAAATAGAACCAGCAACACTTCGAAGTGAAAAAAGCATATACCAGCAAGTCCTCAGCGAAGTTTTCAAAACAGAAAACTTTATTGCTGCTCACAATAACGATGGCACAAAACCAGAATTGAGCGATCTGTATGTCAGGATCAAAATCCAACCTGCTAATTCCAACTAAACTCTTGAATTTTTGCAAAAACCGTGTTAAATTTATATGGTTGGAAAGTTGCGGGCGTAGTTTAGTGGTAAAACTATAGCCTTCCAAGCTATTAATGCGGGTTCGATTCCCGCCGCCCGCTTAGAAAAAGCTCGGAAATGAGGTAGTACAGCAGGATTTAAAACCATGTACTATCTATCTCAATTAACCGGATAAGGTACTTGAGGAAATTACTAGAGGTAGGTAGACTTGCTCCACAATGTACTAGTGCAAGCAGTTAGTCTGGGTTTGATAGAATAAACAGTTGAAAATAACTGTTTATTTTATGGAATACCTATTCTATAGTTATCACAAAACTTACAGATAGATAACACATAGCAAGCCAATACTACTACTGATCTATGTGTAAGCGATCGCCAACTTTGACAAAAAAATAAAAAACTAGAGGAATATCGTACAGCTTTAATTTTCGAGTTTTCCTCATTGCTTTAACATCAACAACGTAAAATATTTCTTTATCCAAATTTGCCGCTGACGTAATCTCGGGTATCTTCCTGTTGAGGATTATTGAAAATATTCTCTGTCAAGTTGTATTCAACCAGATATCCCATTTTGCTGCCCGTTTCTGTTGCCTGTGCATTAAAAAAAGCTGTCATATCTGATACCCGCGCTGCTTGTTGCATATTGTGGGTAACAATAATAATGGTATATTGCGACTTCAGTTCTTGAAGTAATTCTTCAACCCGCAAAGTTGAAATTGGATCAAGAGCGGAGCAGGGTTCATCCATTAACAAAACTTCTGGCTGAATTGCGAGAGCGCGAGCAATACATAAGCGCTGTTGTTGACCACCAGATATAGATAGACCACTCTGCTTTAGTTTATGCTTAACTTCATCCCATAAAGCAGCTTGCCGCAAACTCCGTTCTACCAATTCATCCATATCACCTTTATAACCATTAATCCTGGCTCCAAAGGCGATATTTTCATAGATTGACTTGGGAAAGGGGTTAGGTTTCTGAAAAACCATACCAACCCGACGGCGTAATTCTACTGTGTCAATTCTTTTGTCATAAATATCTGTTTCACCGAAGGTAATTCTTCCTTCAATATGTGCGCCAGGAATTAAGTCATTCAAACGGTTAAAACATCTTAGTACAGTACTTTTACCACATCCAGAAGGGCCAATAAAAGCTGTAATTTTGTTTTTGCCAATGTTTAGGTTAACATCACGGACTGCTTTGAAACTACCATAGAAAACAGATAATTGCTCGGCTTGTAAAATACTCTCGGAAGTAACGGTTTTTGAGCTTGATATCATACAAAAATTTCAGATAAGTACTGAAAATTTACAATTTAAATGAGGTTGATTTGTTTAGCGTGGCTGCTGGAACTTATTGCGTAAAAATATTGCTGTTGAATTCATTAGCATCAGCACTATCATCAAAACAACAATACCAGCAGCAGCATTCTGGTGAAACTCTACTTGAGGGCGAGAAACCCAATCAAAAATTTGAATTGGCAGTGCTGTAAAAGAACTTTGCAAACCTTGGAAAGAAAGCTGAGGTAAGAAAGTAATAAACCCAACAGCCCCAACTACAATCAACGGAGCCGTCTCACCAATCGCTCGTGAAAGTGACAGAATTGTACCGGTCAGGATACCTGGCAAAGCAATAGGAAAAATTTGTTCTCGAATGATTTGCCACCTATTAGCACCAAGGGCAAAACCTGCTTGTCGCAGACTATCAGGAACGGCACGCAGTGATTCACGAGTGGTAATGATGATAATTGGTAGAATCAACAAACTTAATGTTAAAGCACCAGCCAGCACACTGCGTCCCCTGGTGATTGGTTCCATCACCCGCACAAAAACTTGCAAGCCTAGCAAGCCATAAATAATCGATGGCACTGCGGCTAAATTTGCAATATTGATTTCAATTAACCGAGTAAACCAGTTGTCCTGAGCATACTCTTCCAAGAAAATCCCTGCGCCTACTCCTAAAGGAAAGGAAATTGAGGCAGTTATTACCAACAGCCAAATACTACCAACCAAAGGAGCCAATACCCCAGCAGAAGAGGCACGACGAGAGGAAAAACTGGTAAGAAAAGACCAATTCAAGCGGCCAAGACCATCAGTTAAGACATCTATGAGCAAAATAGCTAACACTAATAATGCAAAGGAAGTCGCAACCCAAGTTGCGATCGCAAAAACTTTGTCGAGGTTGTAGCGTTTATTGATCGATAGGTCAAAGTTCGGATTTGCCCCAGAGTCAGACAGATTTGTAGACTGAGTATTGCTCTTTGTCATTCGTATTTCTCCCGGAAGCGGCGAACAAACCAGTAACTAAAAACATTCAGGGTTAGGGTGATGAGAAATAAAGTCATACCCACCGCAAAAATAGTTTTATAGGCCAGTGAGCCTGCTGGTGTGTCTCCTTTACTTACTTGGACAATGTATGCTGTCATTGTCTGAATTGGCACTAGCGGATTGAAGCCCAACTGAGGATTTTGACCAGCCGCGATCGTGAGAATCATTGTTTCGCCAATGGCGCGAGAAATAGCCAAGATAAAAGAAGCTACTATCCCAGAAAGTGCCGCTGGCAATACCACTGAAATAATTGTTTCCCGCTTGGTTGATCCCAATGCATAAGCACCTTCCCGCAAACTACGCGGAACGGAATAGAGAGCATCTTCACTCAAAGAAGCTACCAAAGGAATAATCGAAACTCCCAGTACTAAACCCGCACTCAAAGCATTGAATCCCTGCATACCAGGGATGAATGATTGCAAGAATGGTGTAACTGTGAACAGTGCAAAGTAACCAAATACAACGGTAGGTACTCCTGCCAATACTTCCAGGGCTGGCTTTAACCATTTGCGAAGTTCAGCTGGAGCATATTCACTTAAGCAGATAGCAGCTAACAAACCTAGTGGCAATGCTACTGCGATCGCAATTACAGATGTGAGCAATGTGGCGCTAATTAGCACCATGATTCCGAACTGCTGATTAGTAAACAGTGGTGTCCATTGTGTGTCTGTTAAAAATCGCCAGAGCGGGACTTCTTGAAAAAATTCAACAGTCTCAAAAATCAGTGTTAAGACAATGCCAATCGTGGTTACAACCGAGACAAAGGCAAACAATGCGAATAAGGCTTTGACACCAGTTTCCACCGACTTACTCAAAGCCCGATTGGGCTGCCATAACTTGGAATTACTTGGTTTATTAGATAACGGGTTGGAAGTCATTTGCGGACAACCTCATAAATTAAAACTCCTTTGGTATTTATGGATACACTACCATTCTATGATAACTGCCCTAAAGCTGGAAATAAAGCTTACTCTCAAGACCGTAACCCTTAAATAAAGTCAGTATCAAGAGGCTTTTTTGACAAGCTACTACTTCCAGCTACTGGGCCTGAGTGCAAATTGTGCAGATAAACTTACA contains:
- the pstB gene encoding phosphate ABC transporter ATP-binding protein PstB, translated to MISSSKTVTSESILQAEQLSVFYGSFKAVRDVNLNIGKNKITAFIGPSGCGKSTVLRCFNRLNDLIPGAHIEGRITFGETDIYDKRIDTVELRRRVGMVFQKPNPFPKSIYENIAFGARINGYKGDMDELVERSLRQAALWDEVKHKLKQSGLSISGGQQQRLCIARALAIQPEVLLMDEPCSALDPISTLRVEELLQELKSQYTIIIVTHNMQQAARVSDMTAFFNAQATETGSKMGYLVEYNLTENIFNNPQQEDTRDYVSGKFG
- the pstA gene encoding phosphate ABC transporter permease PstA, coding for MTKSNTQSTNLSDSGANPNFDLSINKRYNLDKVFAIATWVATSFALLVLAILLIDVLTDGLGRLNWSFLTSFSSRRASSAGVLAPLVGSIWLLVITASISFPLGVGAGIFLEEYAQDNWFTRLIEINIANLAAVPSIIYGLLGLQVFVRVMEPITRGRSVLAGALTLSLLILPIIIITTRESLRAVPDSLRQAGFALGANRWQIIREQIFPIALPGILTGTILSLSRAIGETAPLIVVGAVGFITFLPQLSFQGLQSSFTALPIQIFDWVSRPQVEFHQNAAAGIVVLMIVLMLMNSTAIFLRNKFQQPR
- the pstC gene encoding phosphate ABC transporter permease subunit PstC, which produces MTSNPLSNKPSNSKLWQPNRALSKSVETGVKALFALFAFVSVVTTIGIVLTLIFETVEFFQEVPLWRFLTDTQWTPLFTNQQFGIMVLISATLLTSVIAIAVALPLGLLAAICLSEYAPAELRKWLKPALEVLAGVPTVVFGYFALFTVTPFLQSFIPGMQGFNALSAGLVLGVSIIPLVASLSEDALYSVPRSLREGAYALGSTKRETIISVVLPAALSGIVASFILAISRAIGETMILTIAAGQNPQLGFNPLVPIQTMTAYIVQVSKGDTPAGSLAYKTIFAVGMTLFLITLTLNVFSYWFVRRFREKYE